In Chitinophagaceae bacterium, the DNA window CAGGACTTTTTTTTTGTCATCGCGCGTTCCGGATTTTGAAGCAGAAACTGTTTCCATCCGGAGACTTTTTTATCAGTGCTGACAGGAGATTTATTTTGAAAATGGTGACAAACAGCTACGCCCAATGCATCGGTTGCATCGAGTAATAAATACTGATGATCAAATTTTAACAGGTGAGAAAGAATAGCTGCAACCTGTTCTTTCGATGCATTGCCATTTCCGGTAATCGATTGTTTTATTTTCCTGGGTGAATATTCGAAGACAGGAACATCTTCTGAAAGCGCAACAGTAATAGCTACTCCCTGCGCTCTTCCAAGCTTCAACATGGATTGTACATTTTTTCCGAAAAAGGGCGATTCAATCGCCATCTCAGTCGGCTTGTATTTGCGAACAACTTTTCTGATACCATCAAAGATTTCTTTTAATTTCTGATAGTGATCAGGCGCTTTATCCATGTGGAGCACATTGATTTCAATCAGTTTCATTTCTTGTTTATTGATTTCAATCACGCTATAGCCCAGGATATTGGTGCCCGGATCTATCCCAAGAATCACCTTCCTGATGTCCGGTTCTTTTTTCTTCATTGCCTGAGCAAGGTTATTCAATGGAAAATATTTTATGGAAGCAAGTTACTGTTCTTCATTCAATGGCGTAACAGGTAAGCGCATTAAGTGTTAACAAAACTTTATGGTGTCTCAGCCGTTACTTTGACACTATAAGTTCACTTTCAGTCTTGCAATAATGTTTGGTACATTTTTTATCTTAGAGCGTTATAATTTCAAGCAGCAATATATTTCATGAAGAAAATAATTTTTGTCATTGGATTATGCATCCTGGTAAGGACAAGTTCGGAAGCACAAAACGAAAGTGAATGTACTGCCAGGAATACTGCTTTTAGTATTGGTGAACAGGTGTATTATAAGGTATCATACAATTGGAATTCTCTCTGGTTGAATGCAGGTGAAGTTTCTTTTAAGGTGAACGAAGGGTTTTTTAATAATGTACCCTGTTATCACATGGTGGGTTATGGAAGTACCTATAAGTCATATGACATGTTTTATAAAGTGCGTGACACCTATGAATCTTTCATCGACATGAAGACACTTAAGCCGCTCCGGTTTATCAGGGATGTGAATGAAGGTGGCTATACGATCAATCAAAATGTTATTTTCAAGCACAATGAAAAGGAAGCAATTTCATCAAAAGGCACTTTCCTGATTCCGGATTGCGTGCAGGATGTGCTGTCGGCTATCTATTATGCCCGCAATATTGATTTTACGAAGTACAAAAAAAATGACACCATTCCTGTCTCATTGTTTCTGGATGATAAGATTTATCCTGTATATATCCGTTACCTCGGAAAAGAAGTGGTTACTACAAAGAATGGAAAATATAACTGCATCAAATTTACACCACTGTTGATTGAAGGCACGATCTTCAAAGGTGGAGAAGAAATGAAAGTGTGGGTGACTGACGACAACAATAAAATCCCTGTGCGTGTGGAATCGCCGATTATCGTTGGTTCTGTCTATGCAGAATTGTATAAATACTCCGGGCTTCGCAATCCTGTATCTTCTAAGCTGAACTGAATGTTGTTTATCTAATGGTGGCAGTATTCCGGTGCATTTTGAATAGCAGCGGTTTTTTTTGTTAAGAGTATTTGTTCTATTATCACAGCGATAAGAATGATTAATTTTAGAAACTTAACATTGCCTGCATGTTTAATAAATACAACTTCTTCCTTGCTGCTATTACTTTGATGCTGATCACTGCCCTCACTTATATTATTTTTTCTACGACGGAAAAAAATCATGTGGCACAGGCTGATGGTTCTGAATCACCCATAGAGCTAATGGAATGGGAGAAAGCGAGATATGCAGATCCTTCTACAGGCAGCATTCCATCGCAGGCATTGTGGAAGGCTTATCGGGAATTGATTGCACA includes these proteins:
- a CDS encoding DUF3108 domain-containing protein, whose amino-acid sequence is MKKIIFVIGLCILVRTSSEAQNESECTARNTAFSIGEQVYYKVSYNWNSLWLNAGEVSFKVNEGFFNNVPCYHMVGYGSTYKSYDMFYKVRDTYESFIDMKTLKPLRFIRDVNEGGYTINQNVIFKHNEKEAISSKGTFLIPDCVQDVLSAIYYARNIDFTKYKKNDTIPVSLFLDDKIYPVYIRYLGKEVVTTKNGKYNCIKFTPLLIEGTIFKGGEEMKVWVTDDNNKIPVRVESPIIVGSVYAELYKYSGLRNPVSSKLN
- the ruvC gene encoding crossover junction endodeoxyribonuclease RuvC — its product is MKKKEPDIRKVILGIDPGTNILGYSVIEINKQEMKLIEINVLHMDKAPDHYQKLKEIFDGIRKVVRKYKPTEMAIESPFFGKNVQSMLKLGRAQGVAITVALSEDVPVFEYSPRKIKQSITGNGNASKEQVAAILSHLLKFDHQYLLLDATDALGVAVCHHFQNKSPVSTDKKVSGWKQFLLQNPERAMTKKKS